Part of the Ignavibacterium album JCM 16511 genome, AGAATTTTGAAAGAAGGCGAAATCATTTCAATTGATGTCGGTGTTTTGAAGAATAATTATTATGGTGATGCTGCTCTTTCTGTTGGTGTTGGAGAAATATCTGATCTGAAAAAAAAGTTGCTTGATGTAACTGAAAAATCTCTTTACGAAGGAATTTCTCAGGCAATTGTTGGTAACAGAATTCATGATATTTCCTATGCTGTTCAAAATTATGTTGAAGCAAATGGATTTTCGATTGTTAAAGATTTATGTGGACACGGTGTTGGAAGATTTTTACACGAAGATCCATCAATTCCAAATTATGGAATTAAAGGAGCTGGACCAAAAATTAAAAACGGAATGACATTAGCAATTGAACCTATGGTTAATGCGGGCGATTGGAGAGTTAAAACATTGGATGATGGTTGGACAGTTGTTACAGCAGATGGTTTACCCTCTGCTCATTTTGAACATACAATTTTGGTTATTGGAAATAGACCGGAAATTTTGACGGTAGCATAATGGCAAAGCAAGGACCAATTAAAGTTGACGGAGTTATAACTGAAACTTTACCCAATGCAACTTTCAGAGTTAAGTTGGATAACGGTCACGAAATACTCGCTCATATTTCCGGAAAGATGAGAATGCATTACATTAAAATTTTAGTTGGAGATAAAGTTTCCGTCGAATTATCTCCTTATGATTTAACAAAAGGAAGAATAACTTACAGATATAAGTAGGATAATAAAATGAAAGTAAGAGCTTCAGTCAAAAAGATGTGCGACAAGTGCAAGATAATTAAAAGAAAGGGTGTTGTTAGAGTAATCTGCAAAAACCCAAAACATAAACAAAGACAAGGTTAATTATTATTAAAGAAGGAGATTATCTTTGGCTCGTATAGCAGGTGTAGATTTACCAAAAGCAAAAAAATTTTATATGGTCTTCAGTACATTTATGGTATTGGAAGATCAACCGCTGCTGAAATTCTTCAGAAAGCTAATGTTGACCCAAATAAAAAAGTTGGTGAACTTCACGAAGAAGAAGTAGCACAAATCAGATCAGTTATTACTGCTGATTACAAAGTTGAAGGTGCTCTGAGATCTGAAGTTCAGCAAAATATCAAGAGATTAATGGATATTGGTGCTTACCGTGGATTAAGACATCGTAGAGGTTTACCAGTTCGCGGTCAAAGAACCAGAACCAACAGCAGAACCAGAAAAGGTAAAAGAAAAACTGTTGCTGGAAAGAAAAAAGCTCCAACTAAGAAATAATAATTGTAATTCGGAGGATTTGAATTGGCAAAAACTGCAAAAAAAGTTAAGAAGCGCGCTCATGTTGATGCAAATGGTGTTGCTCATATCAAAGCAACATTCAATAATGTTATTGTTACCATCACAGACATTTATGGTAATACAATTTCCTGGTCTTCTGCCGGAAAAAATGGTTTCAAAGGATCAAGAAAGAATACACCTTTTGCAGCTCAGGTTTCTGCAGAAGCAGCAGCTAAAGAAGCTTATGATTTAGGTTTACGAAAAGTGGAAGTTTATGTAAAAGGTCCTGGCTCTGGCAGAGAAGCAGCAATAAGAGCATTGCACACAGCTGGTCTCGAGATTACTTCAATAAAAGATGTAACTCCAATTCCGCATAACGGATGCAGACCACCAAAGAAAAGAAGAGTTTAATTTAACGGAGAGTTCATAAATGGCAAGATATACAGACTCAGTTTGTAAACTATGTAGAAGAGAAAGACAAAAATTGTTTCTGAAAGGGCAGAAATGCTTTACAGATAAATGCCCGATCGAACAGAGAAATTATCCTCCTGGTCAACACGGAGTTTCGCGTCGTGCAAAGATATCCGAATACGGTGTTCAGCTAAGAGAAAAGCAGAAGATCAAAAGAATGTATGGTCTGCTCGAAACTCAGTTCAGAAACTATTTTGAAAAAGCTATTAAACAAAAAGGTAAGACAGGTGAAAATCTTGTTAAACTTCTTGAAAGAAGATTGGATAATGTTGTTTACCGTATCGGATTTGCTTCTTCAAGGAAACAGGCAAGACAATTGATTAAACATCGTCACTTTCTTGTCAACAATCAGCTTGTTGATATTCCTTCTTACTTATTAAATCCAGGAGATATAATTCAGGTAAAAGAAAAAAGTAAAAAGCTTGATGCAATTCACAATTCTTTGAAACGAGTAAAGGATAATACATATAACTGGATAACTGTGGACAAAGCTACTCTCTCAGGTACTTTTGTACAGGTTCCTGAAAGAGCTGATATACCACTTAATGCAAATGAACAATTGGTAGTTGAACTTTACTCCAAATAATAATTTTATTTTTGAATAATTAAGAGGACAATAAATGAGCGGATTATCATTCAAGATGCCTGAAGCACTTGTACTCGATGAAGCTAGTTATACGAATACATTTGGTAGATTTTATTTACAACCTCTCGAAAGAGGATACGGAGTAACACTCGGAAATTCTTTAAGAAGAGTACTTCTGTCTTCACTTCCCGGTGCTGCTATCACTTCGGTGAAGTTTAGCGGCGTTCTTCACGAGTTCTCTACTATTGAAGGTGTGGTTGAAGATGTTTCTGAAATCATTCTTAATCTTAAACAAGTCAGAATGGTTTTATTAAGTAAAAAACCCGGCAAGATTGAACTTTCTTTCAATGGTCAGGGTGAATGGAAAGCTGCTGATATTCAGAAAGCAACCAACGAAGTTGAAATTCTTAATCCCGATTTGCACATCGCAACACTTAACAAAAACGCTAAGTTTGATGTTGAGTTAAGAGTTGGCAGAGGTTACGGATATGTTCCTGCTGTTGAAAATGTTCAGCCGGATCAGACTATTGGTGTGATACCAATTGACTCAATCTTCACACCGATTAAAAATGTTAAGTACGAAGTAGAGAATGTTCGTATTGGTGATAAAAACGATTATGAGAAACTTACTCTCGAAATTCAGACAGATGGTTCAATAACTCCTGACGATGCGCTTACTCAGGCAGCAAAAGTTCTTAAAGATCATATTCAATACTTTATAAACTTTGCTGTTGAACAGGAAGAAGAAGAAACTACCACACACAAAGACAGTGAGTTCGAAAAAATCAGGAAAATGCTTTTAACCAATGTAGATGATCTTGAACTTAGCGTCAGAGCGCATAACTGTCTTAAAGCTGCTAATATAAGAACTATTGCTGATTTGGTTAGAAGAGATGAACAGGAACTCCTTCGCTTCAGAAATTTCGGAAGAAAATCTCTTGCTGAGCTTGGAGAAATTGTTGAAAGTATGGGACTTGAATTCGGAATGGATGTTGACAAATACTTAAAAGACGATTCAGATAATCATTAATCTCAGATAGGTTGATTTATGAGACATAGAGTAAAAGGAAGAAAACTTAAAAGAACTGCTTCGCACAGAACTGCTACATTACGTTCTCTTGTAACTTCTGTTTTGAAACATAAAAGAATTAAAACAACATTAGCTAAAGCAAAAGAGGCACGTACTTTTGTTGAAAAGCTTATTACTAAAGCAAAAAGAAATGACCTTCACTCAAAAAGATTAATAATGAGTGAGATAAAAGATAAAGAGGTTGTAAAAGAACTTTTTGCAGAAATAGTTCCTAAGATAGGTGACAGACCAGGCGGATACACAAGAGTTATTAAGCTCGGTGCACGAGTTGGTGATGCAGCTCAGATGGCAATTCTTGAATTAGTTGATTATAACGAAGTTGCTAATAAGAAAGCCGAAGAGCGAAAAGAAAAGCGTGAGCAGAAAGCTCAGGAAAAAGAAGCCGAAAAAGAAAGAGCAGCTGAAGAAGCTGCAACTCAAACAGCCGAAGAAAAATAATTTAGCCATCTTAAAAAATCTTAAAGAGTAATCGGAAATCCGGTTACTCTTTTTTTATTTAACTATGTTCAACGAACAGAAATTTGTAAAATCAGTTTACGCGGTTGATGATATTCCAAAACTACGATTGCCTGAGATTGTTCTATGCGGTAGATCGAATGTTGGGAAATCATCTTTTATAAATTCTCTTTTTAACAGAAAAGATTTGGCAAAGATCAGTTCTACACCCGGCAAAACAAGATCAATTAACTATTACGACATTGACAATAAATTTTATATTGTTGATTTACCTGGTTATGGATATGCTAAAGTTAGTTTATCAGAAAGAAAGAAGTGGGCTAAATTGATAGAAGAATTTTTTACGAAATCCGGTTACATCAACCTTGTAATTCATATAATTGATTCAAGACATAAACCCACTGAACTTGATATTCAGTTAAACACTTTGTTGAAGCAACTTAATCTTCCTTACATTTTTTTATTGAACAAATCTGATAAACTAAAGCAGTCAGAGTTTAAAATTGCTCTAAAAAATCTGGCTGAGCTATTTCCTGAAGCCATATATAATGAAAACACATTTTTCTATTCTTCAATTAAGGGAACGGGCAAAAAAGAAATTAAAAGTTATCTTTCTTCCACTTTTTATTCGTAAACGCTTTCAGATTTCAATTTGTTTGATAAAATTTGTCAACAAAGTTATTTTTATTTTAAAGTAATTAAGCCAAAAGCCTCCGGATGAATAAAAGACAAAGAAAACGTTTACTTATTTTTCTGATTGTACCAGTATTAGCAGCAATTTTGTTTTTTACTGATGATTTACTAATCAGAGTAATCACTATTGCTTTGATGGTTATTTATGTTGCTTTTATTATTTTCCTACGCGACTCAATCCGATTTGATGGAAAATTTTCAATTGAAACTAATGATGAGCTTGAACCGGAATTTACTCCTTCATCAACTTCTGAAGCTGAGGAATCATTTGTCATCGTTTCAAAGACTAAAGATGTAAATGTAATCACTGCTGAAAATTATAAACGAAATTTTGTCAGACCCTCAGATACAAAGTTAATCCCACCAGACTTAAAAGAAAGATTTGAAGAAATTGCCAAAGAAGAATTGCCTGCTGGAATTGGAAACGATGGTAAATTTGCTTTCGCTTTAGAAAAAGTACTTGCAGTCATTAAGGATGCATATTCAGCCCATTCTGCTTTGTTCTTCTGGTACAATAAGAAAAAAGAAAAACTCAGCATTGAAAAGTTTGTTTCTGTAAGCAATGATGTCAGTAACAGAAAGTTTGATGTAGAGGATGATATCCTGAGCAAGATAGTTCAGAAAAGTGAACCTGAATTATTAAGTAACATTTCACCAACAGCAGAAGCCGATGTAATCAGATATTATGATAAACCACAGGGAATCAGAAGTTTTGTTGGAGTACCTCTTTTCTATGAAAATAATCTGATTGGAATTCTTGCAATGGATTCCAAAATGGATGACGCTTTTGGAATAGAAACAATCTATTCGCTTGGCAGGTTTGTAAGAGTGATTACTATGATCATTCAGATCTTCGAAGAAAAGCATTCTGATATTATTTCACAGAACAGACTAAGAGCATTATTAAACCTAATCGGTCCTGATTCGGATTTCGAAACTGAAGAAGGATTGTTCAACGCTATTCAGAATTCTCTTAAAGATTTAATTGAATGGGATGTCTTTTCCTTTGTATACTTTAAACCTGTTGAAAAAAGATTTGAAGTAGTTAAAGTAATAAACAATACAACACTCAAATACATCGGACAAGGTTTACAGGTTGACCTTTCATCTACAATCATCGGAAAAGCTGTTACAACAGGATTGGCAGTAAAGATTGATGAGATGTCGTCAGAAACTTTTAAACGATTTACAAAAAATGAAGACCTGACTTTGGATGGTTCATTTCTCGCAATTCCAATTGTTTATTCAAATCAGAATTTTGGAGTGCTTTGCTTTGAGAGTCTAAAGAAAGGTCATTACACAAATACTGATGTTAAATTTCTTCAGAGTGCAGTTAATATAATTGCTTATATAATTTACTCACATTCATCTCAGAAATTGTTAAAGAGCCTGATTGCATTAGACCTTGATACCCGTGCTTTAAATGCAGAAAATTTCAAACAAAGATTGGTTGAAGATTTAGTTAAACAATATTCTGTAAAGGCACAAGGCGCACTTGCACTAATAAAGATTGATGATTTTCTGGAGCAGGAATCATTATTCGATGGAGATCCTTTCCCAAAAGTTTTAGAAGCTGTTGCTGAAGCAATCTCGGAAGATTTAACTCCAATGACAATTTTCGGAAGAATTGATGAGCGAATTTTTGCCGTTCATTTCTTCAATACCGAACCAAAAACTGTTTATATCTGGGCAGAAAAACTAAGAGTTAAAGTTGCTCGCAAACCTGTGAATGTTGTTTCGAGACAGAATACTTATACAATTTCAATCGGAGTTGCCACAACAACCGGAAGAACTGATGCAGATGAAGTTCTGGAGAATGCTCATCTTGCTCTGCAAAAGGCGGTTGAAAAAGGTGGTAATGCAGTACGGAATATTAACTAATCAAATTTTCAATGAATAATTTTATAGTAATCATACTCGACGGAGTTGGTGTTGGCGAACTTCCGGATGCTGATTTATATGGCGACAAAGGAAGTAATACTTTAGCCAACATTAGTAAAGCACTTGGTTCAATTCAACTACCAAACCTTCAGAAGTTGGGAATTGGAAATATCATCCCGATAAATGGAATTGAACCAGTAACAAAGCCATTGGCATCATTCGGGAAAATGACTGAAGTTTCAAAAGGGAAAGATAGCACAACTGGACATTGGGAAATTTCAGGATTACAAATTGATTTTAATTTCGATTACTTTCCTAATGGTTTCCCTGATGAAATCATAAAAAAGTTTATTGAGCTGACAGGTGTTAAAGGAGTTCTTGGTAATAAACCTGCATCAGGTACTGAAATAATTAGTGAACTTGGTGATGAACATATAAGAACAGGTTATCCAATCGTTTATACTTCGGCTGATTCAGTATTTCAAATTGCTGCTCACGAAGAACATTTTGGTTTGGATAATCTTTATAGAATTTGTGAGATAACCCGAAATCAGATTTTAACTTCTCCTTTGGTTGTTGGAAGAGTAATCGCAAGACCGTTTATAGGCAAAGATGGAAATTATAGCAGAACTACTAACCGAAAAGACTATTCGCTGAATCCTCCATCTGATACAATTTTGGATTACCTTCAATTGAATGGAATTAATACTATTGCAATTGGCAAAATAGACGATTTGTTTAATCATCGGGGAATTAATGTTTCGGAACATACAAAATCAAATTCCGAAGGAATGAAAACGCTGTTGGAATATGTATCGATGGTTTCAACATCTTTTATCTTTGTTAACCTTGTTGATTTCGATGTTTATTTCGGGCATCGGAATGATCCCAAAGGATTTTATGAAGCATTAAGAAAGTTTGATGATTTCCTTCCGCATCTTTTAAGTAAACTGAATGAAAACGATAGGTTGATTATCACAGCCGATCACGGAAATGATCCAACAACTCCAAGCACTGACCACAGCAGGGAATATGTGCCGCTTTTATTTTATGGAAAGAATAAACGCGCTTTTGATTTGGGAACACGAAAAACATTTGCTGATGTAGGTAAAACTGTTGCTGAATACTTTAAAGTACCAACTGAACTTTCAGGCGAAAGCTTTCTTAATCAATGATCAGAATCTTCAGATGAAAAAACATACACACGACTTCTTAAATCCAAAAAATATTTTTCTGAAATTTGAACCGGGTTATAATTACAGAATTTTTATACCCGGTAAAAGCTTTGAGGGACTAACAGAGTCGGAAATAAAATTAGTTCAAAAAATTTCTGAAGTTCAAAAACTGGATGAAATATTCGTTATTGAATTCCTTAAGACCGAAGGCGCTTTATCCAATAAAAAGTTTAAACTGAAAAAGTAAAAGATGAATAAACATTATTTAGTTGATACGGATATTCTTTATGACCATCTCACTCACAATGAGAAGAATAAAAGATCATTTCTTACAACTCTAATGACAAAAGGAGAATGCTTTACAACAGTTTTAAATGCAAGTGAATTGTTTTTCTCAGCTAGAACCGATGAAGAAAAGCTTGCGATAAAAAAATTACTCTATGCCCTTAAAATCTTAGGATTAAATAGCAGATATTCTCTTGAGATTCCTCAATACACGAATAAATTCAACAATTATCGTGAATGTTTATTCTATATTGTTGCAGAAAAGAATAATCTTATTATTGCTACAAACACACCATCGAAATACAATTTTGGTAAAGTAAAGGTAATTACACAAAAGAAAGCCCACGGAAAATCAGAAAAATAAATCTCTCTTTAATTTAGTTTATATTTTTTAATTGGTTTATTATCTTAACCAGGCATAAATGCAGAATTGTTTGAATTTGTTTCGGTCAGGATAAGCATCAAAAATAAAATTATTAATTTGATTTGTTAGAAATTGAGTTGAGCAATGAAACTATATAAACAAATAACAAATCGTGAAGCGGCTTCGCTCGATAAATACTTGAGTGAAATTGCTAAAGAACCATTGCTTACTCCCGAAGATGAAATCGAGCTCGCAATCAAAATCCGGAACGGAGACACTTCTGCTTTAGAAAGATTAATCAAATCGAATCTGAGGTTTGTTGTTAGTGTGGCTAAACAATATCAGAATCAGGGTTTATCTCTTGGTGATTTAATAAATGAAGGAAATGTTGGCTTAATGAAAGCAGCCAGAAGATTTGATGAAACAAGAGGATTCAAATTTATTTCTTATGCTGTTTGGTGGATAAGGCAATCTATTCTTCAGGCACTTGCTGAGCAATCAAGAATCGTGAGACTGCCTTTGAACCGCGTGGGTACATTAAACCGAATTGGTAAAGCATATAGTCATCTCGAACAGGAATTTGAACGTGAACCAAGTCCGGAAGAGCTTGCCAACGAACTCGAAATGGATGTTGAGGAAATTAGTGATGTAATGAAAATGACAGGAAAACCTATGTCAATGGATGCACCGTTCAATCAGAATGAAGAGAATAGTTTGCATGATGTTCTGGTTAATGATGACTTACCTTCGCCTGATGATGAATTAATGACCGAGTCGCTCAAAGCAGAAATCAAACGGGCATTAAACATTCTAAATGAAAGAGAAAAGGAAGTATTAAAATTATATTTTGGAATTGATTGTGACCAACCGTTAACACTTGAAGAAATAGGAGAAAAATTTAATCTCACACGCGAAAGAGTAAGACAAATAAAAGAAAAAGCCATCAGAAAGCTAAGACATAACTCCCGCAGTAAAAATTTAAAATCATATCTTGGATAATAAATGAGTTCTTCTTTAAAATATCTTCTCCTCATTAATTTATTATTAATTCATTTTGGATGTTCTCCTTCATCGCAAACTATAAGATACGGAAAGGAAAATAAAAGTCTGGCAAATCAGGATTCTACTGAATCCGGAGATACTTTACTTTATGATGATAGCGATGAAATTGCAGAATATCTCGATCCTGATGATATGCCTGAAGAAAAATCTTCCTATAATATTTCTGACATTATGAAAAAACTTGAGAAGACTGATAACCTCAATACTGAGCAGGCAACTGCAAGAGAAAAATTATTGATGGAAATAATTAAGTATCTTGATACTCCGTATAAATATGGTGGAAGTACATTAAATGGAATTGATTGCAGCGCATTCACACAATCTGTTTATCAGGACGCTCTGAATGTAAATCTTAACAGAACCGCGCGCGATCAATTTACTCAAGGTAGAGTTATAAAGAATAAAGATGAACTTGAATTTGGTGATCTCGTATTTTTCAACACAAGAAGACGGGTGCGTCCTGGTCATGTTGGAATTTATATAGGAGATGGATTATTTGCTCATGCAAGTACAAAAGGTGGAGTTATGATTTCATCTCTTGATGAAGATTATTATTCGAAACGATATATGGGCGCACGAAGAGTAGTTGAGGATGATACTTTTTAAAATAAAAAACTCTCCTGCTTCAGGCAGGAGAGTAGTAGTTTACTGATATTCTTATCAATTAACTACAACCGGTTGTAGCCCCACAAGTCATACATTTCAAACAGGTTCCGTTTCTTACCATTGTTATGCTTTGGCACTCAGGACAAATGTCTCCGGTATAACCACTTTCGATAGCTTTTTTAACTTTTGCTGCAAATCCACTTTGTTTGGAACTTGTTGAGTTCATTCCAAAGCTAGTTGATGAAGTAGTATAACTGAGTTTTTCGACATTCTGTTTATCTAATTCAAAGACACGTTCACTCACAATTTCTTCGCTTACAAAATCCGGCTCGGAAATTTTCTTTACAATTCCTCTTGAAGCTTTGGTAGAAATTTCATCATCATTCAAGTGTGCAAGATCGGTTCTTCCTAAATATGTTACTGCTAATTCACGGAAAATATAATCAATAACTGATGTTGCCATTTTGATTTTATCATTTCCGGTTACAATTCCGCTTGGTTCAAATTTGGTAAATACAAAAGCATCAACAAATTCTTCCAAAGGAACTCCGTGTTGCAATCCAAGCGATATGGAAATTGCAAAGCAATTTAATAAGCTTCTGAAAGCAGCTCCTTCACGGTGCATATCAATAAAAATTTCTCCAAGCTGCCCATTTTCATATTCACCGGTTCTTATATAAACTGATTGACCGTTAATTTTAGCTTTCTGAGTATATCCGCTTCTGCGGCTCGGTAGTTCTCTTCGTTTAGCTATATATCTGTGGATAATTTTTTCTGCAACTTTAACGATGTCATTCTTTTCTTTTTCTTCAATAATTGCTTCTGCATCTTCTTCGGTTAAAGTATTAAGCGGTTGAGAAAGTTTTGAACCATCTCTGTATACTGCATTAGCTTTAACGCCAAGTTTCCAGGATTGCATATAAGCATCTTTTATATCTTCTATTGAAGCGTTGTTTGGAAGATTAATGGTTTTTGAAATTGCACCTGAAACAAAAGGTTGCGCAGCTGCCATCATTTTTATATGAGCAAGAGGTTTAATAAATCGTGTACCTTTCTTACCACATTTATTTGCACAGTCAAAAACTGGATAATGTTCGTGTTTGAGGAATGGAGCCCCTTCAATTGTCATGGTACCGCAGATGTAATCATTTGCAGTTGCAATCTCTTGTTTAGAGAATCCAAGTTTCTGCAGCAGGTCAAAATCATAAGAATCAATCTCTTCTTTACTGAAGCCAAGTGTTTTAGTAAGAAATTCATCACCGATAGTATAGCGATTAAAAGCAAAAGTTATGTCAAAAACCGAGGGTAAAGTTTTATCAATCTTGTTGATTATGTCATCAGTAAAACCTTTTGCTTTCAAAGACTGCGGATTGATGTATGGACAACCTTCAAGAGTACCGGCACCTTTCGCGTATTTTATTATTTCAGTTATTTGATCTTTGTTGTAACCAAGTTTTTCCAATGCTGGTGGAATTGATTGATTAATAATTTTGAAGTAACCACCGCCGGCTAATTTTTTGAATTTTACCAATGCAAAATCCGGTTCTACACCAGTTGTATCACAATCCATTACTAATCCGATTGTACCTGTTGGAGCTATTGCTGTAACCTGTGCATTTCTGTAACCATATAATGTTCCCAGTTCTACAGCTTTGTCAGCATCTTCTCTTGCTGCCTGAAGTAAATCAGAGGGGCAGTGCTTAGGATTAATTCCTACAGGGAAAATGGTTAGTCCTTCATATTCTTCGTTGGGAACATTGTATGCTGCTCGTCTGTGGTTTCTTAAAACGCGCAGCATATTCTCTTTATTTTCTTCATATCGCGGGAATGGACCAACTTCCTTAGCGAGCTCGGCAGAAGTAGAGTAAGCAGTCATGTGCATAATGGCTGTTAACGCACCACATATTGCAAAACCTTCATTACTATCGTAAGGAATTCCCTGAAGCATCAGCAAAGCACCGAGATTAGCGTAACCTAATCCGAGTGTTCTGTACTCATAACTAAGCCTTGCAATTTCTTTACTTGGGAATTGAGCCATCACAACACTTATTTCAAGAACTATTGTCCATAACCTTGAAGCGTGTCGGAATGCATCAATATTAAATTTATGATTTTTATCGTCATAAAATTTTACGAGATTGATTGAAGCCAGATTGC contains:
- a CDS encoding vitamin B12-dependent ribonucleotide reductase, giving the protein MQIKRFFTVEGKDPLSDFNFEKRTSEIRNPDGSIVFKMDDVYVPSQWSQVATDIIAQKYFRKAGVPKLLKKVKEKGVPNWLLPSTADTERLQELPEHDRFTSEKDARQVFHRLAGTWTYWGWKAKYFDTEEDAKTFYDEMMYMLANQMAAPNSPQWFNTGLNWAYGISGPSQGHYYVDNETGELVKSTDAYTHPQPHACFIQSIKDDLVNEGGIMDLWVREARLFKYGSGTGSNFSELRGSNEPLSGGGKSSGLMSFLRIGDRSAGAIKSGGTTRRAAKMVTLDLDHPDIEEYINWKVVEEQKVASLVAGSKLCNYHLNAIMKACYDEHPENDRFNKQLNKKLKQAIIEARKAQIPNNYIERVIHLAKLGFKSIEFPIYDTDWNSEAYATVSGQNSNNSVRVNNEFMQAVINDGDWKLYWRTEKRKAKKENREPKPCKVLKARDLWEQIAYAAWSSADPGVQYHDTINEWHTCPAGGEIRASNPCSEYMFLDDTACNLASINLVKFYDDKNHKFNIDAFRHASRLWTIVLEISVVMAQFPSKEIARLSYEYRTLGLGYANLGALLMLQGIPYDSNEGFAICGALTAIMHMTAYSTSAELAKEVGPFPRYEENKENMLRVLRNHRRAAYNVPNEEYEGLTIFPVGINPKHCPSDLLQAAREDADKAVELGTLYGYRNAQVTAIAPTGTIGLVMDCDTTGVEPDFALVKFKKLAGGGYFKIINQSIPPALEKLGYNKDQITEIIKYAKGAGTLEGCPYINPQSLKAKGFTDDIINKIDKTLPSVFDITFAFNRYTIGDEFLTKTLGFSKEEIDSYDFDLLQKLGFSKQEIATANDYICGTMTIEGAPFLKHEHYPVFDCANKCGKKGTRFIKPLAHIKMMAAAQPFVSGAISKTINLPNNASIEDIKDAYMQSWKLGVKANAVYRDGSKLSQPLNTLTEEDAEAIIEEKEKNDIVKVAEKIIHRYIAKRRELPSRRSGYTQKAKINGQSVYIRTGEYENGQLGEIFIDMHREGAAFRSLLNCFAISISLGLQHGVPLEEFVDAFVFTKFEPSGIVTGNDKIKMATSVIDYIFRELAVTYLGRTDLAHLNDDEISTKASRGIVKKISEPDFVSEEIVSERVFELDKQNVEKLSYTTSSTSFGMNSTSSKQSGFAAKVKKAIESGYTGDICPECQSITMVRNGTCLKCMTCGATTGCS